ATGTCTTACTCTATCGGAATAATAATATTAATACTCGGCTTTTTTTGCTTTTTTTCAGACTTTCTTTCGGCTTTTTTTGCTTTTTTACATATTTTTCTGGAACAAACATTTTTATCACCCCACTTTCAATGTAAAGACGCCCGTTGCAGAATCTTCGAAAAAAGGTTATCTTATTGCAAAAAACCTGATAAAAGGACCTGAAGAATGCGGCAATATCTTGATCTCATGCAACACGTCATAGATAAGGGTGTTTTCAAGGAAGACAGAACCGGCACAGGAACAAGGAGTGTATTTGGCTACCAGATGCGATTTGACCTTGAAGAGGGTTTTCCGCTGGTAACGACGAAGAAAGTCCATCTTCGCTCCATCATTCATGAACTGCTCTGGTTTTTAAAAGGCCATACCAACATAAAGTACCTCAAGGATAACGGCGTATCTATCTGGGATGAATGGGCTGATGAAAAGGGTAACCTCGGTCCTGTTTACGGCTCCCAGTGGCGTTCCTGGCCTGCGCCCGACGGACGCAGGATCGATCAGATCAGCGAGATTATCGAGCAGATCAAAACTGACCCCGACTCGCGGCGCATTATTGTAAGCGCCTGGAATGTGGGAGAAATTGAAAATATGGCCCTTCCGCCATGCCATGCTTTTTTCCAGTTTTATGTGGCAGCGGGCAAGCTTTCATGCCAGCTCTATCAGCGGAGCGCCGATATCTTTCTCGGGGTGCCCTTCAATATTGCCTCTTACGCGCTGCTGACCATGATGACAGCACAGGTGACAGGTTTGAAAGCCGGTGAATTCATTCATACCTTCGGCGATGCCCACCTTTATTCCAACCATTTGGAACAGGGTAAACTTCAGCTTTCGCGCCTCCCCCATCCTTTGCCGACAATGAAGATCAACCCTCATGTGAAGGATATCTTCGGCTTTAAATATGAGGATTTCCAACTGGTAAACTACCGTTGCCATCCCCACATCAAAGCGCCGGTGGCCGTCTGATGATTATCTCTCTCATTGCCGCAATGTCTGAAAACAGGGTTATCGGAATAGATAACCGTCTTCCCTGGAGACTTCCTGCCGATATGAAGTGGTTTAAGGAAAAGACCATGGGCAAACCCATCATCATGGGCAGGAAAACCTTTGAATCTTTCGGGGCAAAACCCTTGCCGGGACGGCAGAATGTTGTTATTACCGGTAATCCTGCCTATCGTGCGGAAGGCGCCGTCGTTGTCCATTCCGTTGACGAGGCTCTGAACGCGGCTGAACCAAAAGATGAAATCATGATTATCGGAGGCGCCTCTTTTTACGGGCAGATGCTGTCCAGGGCCAATCGTTTTTACCTTACCATCATTCATGAGAATTTTGAGGGAGACGCAAACTTTCCTCCCTTTGACAGGGATAAATGGACTCAGGTATTTTGTGAAGACCACGAGGCCGATGAGAAAAACCCCTATCCTTACAGTTTTTTTATTCTCGAGCGATAAGAGATTATTTAATCAATCTGTTTAAGGCGCTAAAAAGTAGGCAGTAGACAAAGGAGGCAAAAAAGGATTATTTTATATAGAGGCCTTAAATAGTTTTCATCCGGAAAGGGTGCTTTTTCGCAATCTCTGCGTCAATCTTCGGTTTTGCTTGTGCGATGTACAGTAGTACATCTCCGCGCAAACCCTTGATTTCCTTGACCTTGCAAAAAATCCCTCCTTTCCGAATTGAAAACATAGTTTCATTTATTATAGTTTCCGGATGAAAACTAAATAACGGAGAAGAGGTATAATAATGCTCAAGATCATCGTCCTGCTTATTATTGTTGTACCCATCATCATCTATTACAAGGGTAAAAAAGGGAGAGAATTATTCAGGGAATCGGTGAACCTCGAGAGTGAAGAAAAGTTTGAAGCCGCCTGTTATAAATATGCTGAATCGGCAAGAGAAGGAACAAAAAAGAAAATATGTCTTAAAAAAATTGGGGAATTAAGTGAAAAGTACGGCCCATTCAATTTTGTAAAAGTAGAAAAAAATAACAGAGATAAATTCGATTGCGACAGCTGTTCCTTCGCCTACCACTCGGAAGTCATTTATTTTATAAAAAAGACGCTTGCCCGGGAAAAGGATGAGGCCTGAAAAAATTCAACATATTAACGCCTGGTTAGTCTAATAATGAAAAAATATTTAATTATTGCTCTTCTTATATTTTTAGTCGGCGCTTGCAGTAAAAAACCGGACCCGTCACCAGTAACTTATCATAAAAAAGGTAATCTTTACGAAAATAATTATTTCGGATTCACCGTTGAAAAACCGGAAGGATGGTACGCTCGTGATGTTAAAGAAAGTCTATTTTTACAGCAGCATAAAAAAGCGCCATCAGGTAAAACAGATGAAAGAGAAATGAAAGCAGCAGTTCAGGAAGCGATCGAAAAAACCCTTCCTCTCTTCAGCTTTTTCGAATTCCGTCACGGTTCTCAATTAAAAGTAAATCCAAGTGTGCTCTCTGTAGCGCAAAATATGAAAAACTTTCCGGAGGCCAAAACAGCCTGCGACTATTTGAAACATGTGATAGCTGTTCTGGAGAGAGGACAAATAGCTTATACTTTTGACCAAAATTGCGAAACATCGACTTTTAACGGCAGAGAATATGATACGGTTAATGCCTATGCAAAGGTGGGTAAGGATATCGTGTACCAGAGGTATTACGCAACGATATCGGGTAAGCACGCTATTTCAATTATAGTCAATTATTTCAATGATGAAACAAAAATGATAGTAGAAAAATTCATGTCATCAATAAAGTTCAAAAGCTGAACCATCCACTGCAGCGCAGGCAGCGGGGTATTCCCTGTCAAGGTTTAAAAAGCGCCGCCCTCCTCTTTGCCCGGAAGATAGCAGGAGGGGCAAATGAAGCGAAATATGCCGGCAATCTTTTTTGCTTTTTCAAGGTTTTCCTCACCTTCCCGACTCATCTCATTGAGTTTGCCGTCGAATAAGAGGGAGAAGTGTTTCTTTGCCGCCTCTCTCCTCTCTTCTTCCGAAGTAAACTGCGTCCTTATTCTGCCCAGTTCTCCATCGTCGAGCCAGTATCCTCCACATGAGGGACATTCATCAACTTCAACCTCTTTTTTGACACTGGCAAAATGCTTTATCATCGGTTGATTATCACACCTGGGACAGGATCTTTTCTTTGACAAATCAACTTGAATGGCTGCACTTTTTTCGGTATTCAGAAGTTCCTCTCCGGCAGCTTCATGACTTTCATCAACTTTTTTAAGTTCAAAATTATCGAACCAGATACCGCCACACCCCCCGGAACAGACATCTACCGTAATATTTTGAACCTTTTTTTCTTCCAGTTCACTACTGCAGGACGGGCATTTCATGGCAACTCCTTCAATTAAAGGTTTAAAAAAAGGTACTATATTTTTTATAATTTGACAAGCTTCTCATGAGATGGCAAAGAATTGAATCAATTAGTATCATAAAATATCATATTAACAGAGGTATTAGCATCGGATAGTATTGAGTTATTAAAAAAGTTTGTTAGAGTTATAAGGACAACTTTAAAGCGGAGAATATGATGGATAAATACGATATTGTAATTATAGGCGGTGGTGTGGGGGGCCTTGTAACGGCAAGCGGCGCCTCACAACTGGGTGCAAAAGTTGCACTTGTTGACAAGTCCGACCTGGGCGGCGATTGCCTTCACCACGGCTGCGTGCCCACAAAACGCCTCGTACATTCCGCAAAGATCGCCTCTTTAAGCAGGCGCTTTGAAGAGTTTGGTCTCGAAGGAGAAGCGCCAAAGGTCAATTTTTCAAAAGTAATGGAAAATATGAGGCGCATCCAGAGTGAAATAGCCGTCCATGATGATCCCGAGCGATTCCGTAAAATGGGCGTGCATGTCTTTTTTGGAAGCGGACACTTTGTTGACAGTTCCACTTTTGAAGTTAACGGCAGGAAACTCCAGGGAAGACGCTTTTTAATAGCAACGGGATCAAGTCCCGTTGTTCTGCCTATTCCCGGCCTTAAAGCAGTTAATCCGCTCACTAATATAACGGCCCTGCAAATGAACAAGCTGCCAAAGTCTATAGCCATTCTTGGCGCCGGCCCTATTGGAATGGAGTTTGCTCACGTCTTTCTTCGCCTTGGAGCTTCGGTTACGGTTATTGAAAAAATGGGACAAATTCTCCCAAGGGAAGATGAGGAACTTTCCCATAGGCTTGAGAAAATCCTGGTAGAAGAAGGACTTGAGATCGTTACCTGTACGGAAGTCAATAAGGTAAGCCTTGAAGGAGATAAAAAGGTTATCAACGCCAGCTGCCCCACAGGAGACAAGACCTTTAAGGTTGATGAAATCATGATTGCCATAGGCCGCTCTCCAAACGTAAATGGGCTCAATCTTGAAGCGGCAGGCGTCTATTATGACGAGAGGCGGGGAATCAAGGTTGATAACAGGATGAGGACAAATGTTAAGCATATTTTTGCCTGTGGAGATGTGGCGGGACCTTACGCCTTTACTCACATTGCTGAATACCAGGCTGGACTTGTTATTACTAACGCCCTCTTTCCATTTGTTAAGAGAAAAGCTGATTACAGGGTGGTTCCCTGGGTAACCTATACGGATCCGGAACTTGGCAGGGTCGGTCTTACGGAAGATGAAGCTAAAGAGCAACTTGGCAGTAAGAACATTTCCATTTACAGGTTCAGCTTCAGTGATGTTGACAGGTCAGTCATTGAAGGTGAAGCCCAGGGCCTTATTAAACTTATTGTGGACAAGAAAAAGCGTCTTGTCGGCGCTCACCTTCTGGGGCCTCACACCGGTGAACTCCTTCACGAATATGTGCTGGCAATGAAGGCTAATCTTCCTATTACCACAATTTCTCAAACCATTCATGTTTATCCCACCACGTCGCAGGCTGTTAAACGGGCCTGTGATCAGTACTACAGGGAAAAGCTTTTCAGCGGATCATTTCCAAAAATCGCCAGGACAATAATTAGCCTGGCAAGAAAGTTTAATTTGTAAAGAAGAGTTATTTTTTGCTCTTTTATCATTTTAAGCGCTCCATTAATTTTGAAATGTTTTCATTAAAAGCTGCATTTTTTTCCTTTTTTTTATGGGAAAATACTTTTTTTCTTCCTTTCATAGATACATTTATCCTCTTTCATCTTGTGCATTTCCTTTTATATAAAGCTAAGTTATGGAAAACATTGCTGAATTTGCTATTTTAGGTGCAGATTTTGCATAAATATAGTGTTAGCTGAAAAAACATCTCTGTCTCAGAGCAAACTTGTGGAAACGCAGGGTCGCAGAGTTTCGGGACTAAAGAAGCAAAACTTCTACGTCAGCCGGGCCGCCAGAGTATTAATAACTCGGGCGGTTTTTTTATTGTCGCCCGGAAAAAAGCCGGGAGGGAACAATGGAAAATCAGGAAAAGGACAGATATGAACTGGTTATGGATATGATTCGCTTCAAGCAATATAACATTGCTATCGAAAGCCTGGAAGAGATTGTAGACCGGGAGGGGCGGCCCGCTGAAGCGCTTTCCATGCTTGGTGTGGCCCTGGCAAGATCAGGCAAAGATATGAAAAAGGCCATAGAACTTTGCAGGGAAGCCATAAATAAGAATAAACATAACGCTTCTTTTTATTTTAATCTTGCCGACATATACAGGAGAGTAAGTCAAAAGGGGAAGGCAATTCAAACGATAAAGGCCGGCCTGAGAGCCCTCCCCGGAAATAAAAGGTTGATAAGCATACTAAACAGGTTCGGTGTTCGCAAAGCGCCCGTATTTTCCTTTCTTGAACGGTCTCATCCAATCAATAAGATTGCAGGCAAGTTCCGTACAGGGCCAAAATAACAGATCAACTTGAGGTTCATGTCTAAAAAAACGGATAGAGATTAAGGAATCAACACCAGGCAGCAAAGTGGCGGCACATCGGCGGGAAATATTATTTTTTGTATCACGGCGAGTTGCGGGGAATGGCGCTTGTCACAAATAATGAGCGCCATAAATTCTTTTCACGATGAAGACAATAATGTTTTTTGATATTATTTAAAGTACAGATGAATTTGATGGCCTTTACCCTTAATCCATAGCTGAACCATTAACCAATTGCCTTCTCCGGGATTACACCTTCTGTGAAAGAATCAAAATAAAAAAGGGCTGCCCTATGGCAGCCCTTTTTTACATCAAATTAACGGGTAATCATTTTACCGCTTCTTTAAGCGCCTTGCCGGCCTTAAACTTTACCCCTTTGCTGGCAGGAATATTAATCGCTGCCCCTGTTTGAGGATTTCTGCCTGTTCTGGCAGACCGTTGTGATACTGAGAAAGTACCAAAACCAACCAATGTCAGTCCATCACCTTTAGCCAGCGCACCTGAAATCCCTTCCAGCATCGCCTTAAGCGCTGCCGTTCCTTCCTTTTTTGATATCCCCGCTTCACCCGCTATTTTTTCTACAAGCTCATCTCTGGTCATCTCGTGCCTCCTTTATAAATTATCATACTATGAATATTTAGTATATTTAGCACCTGTTTGTCAAATTTATTGTACATATTTTAGAAATTTTTTAGCAGAATGCTTTAAGAAAGGCAATAATCATGGAAATTTGCGGGATTTAAAGAAACAAGCAGGGAAATAAATTCTTATTTTCTGCGGAATTGACTTGGAGTCAAACCTTCCATATTCTTGAATGACCGTTCAAAATGAGTTAAATCATTGTAACCGACAGCATAACAGATTTCACTAACTGAAAAGGGAGCGTTTTTAAGCAATCTTTTTGCTTCCCTGATTCTTGCCATGCAAAGATACCTGGCATAGGTAACGCCTGTTATTTCCTTAAATTGCCTTGAAAAATGAGACTTGCTCATGCCTGCGACCTTGGATAAGATGCCCAGGTTGAGGTCTTTACTGTAGTTCTCCTCAATAAAAAGAAGCGTTTTCTTTACTAAAGCATGCCTCCTGTCAATAGTCTCTCTTCTGTCAGGGGCATTTTTTCTATGCGCATCTTTTCTCCTGTCATCCCCTTTTCTTCTATCGCCACAACGCTCCTGATACTCATCATAGCAGTGCAATTCCTGCATTGTTCTGAAACGCTGGTTTCTCAGGGAAAGGGAAATGACATTTTCTATACACTTCACGAGTTCTTTAAAATCAACAGGCTCTGAAAAGTAATCTTTAGCGCCGAGCCTGAAAGCATTGAGGCATAGATTTTCCGAACCCTTCAAGGCCGTAAAAATGACAGGAATATAAGGCTTTGCGCGCTTAATATTGCCGAGAACCTGAAGGCCATCGTTCTTTTGAAAACATTCACTTATAAGAGCAACCACATTTGATGCAAAAGTATAATTGAGAATATCCGCTGCGCATGAAGGCATGTACACCTGGTACTCATGCCTTAATACGCAATGAAGCATATTCCTTCTTTTTACGTCATCACAAGCCAGGATAAGATTAAACTTTCCTCCAGTCATTTAAGTCTCCACCTTACTTATTGCTTTAAATAGCAATTCATAGATGTAGCACAATTCAGGCCAAATTACACGACAAATATTGCTAAATACGCGACATATATTGCTAAAGCTGTCAAATTATTAGATTCGCAGTATATATGTTTGCAGCATTGCCTCTTTACAGGCTCTCGTAATTAATATTTCTTTTGTTTAACTAATTTTTATACCTTGAATTGATTTTAAAAAGGGTAACTTTCCTGCAAAAATTTTATCTAAATAAGTAAAAGCAGTTATTTGGAGAAGTAAAATGAAGGAGATATGGATTCAGACAATTGCTGTAGCAGGATATTCCATTACTGCAG
Above is a window of Deltaproteobacteria bacterium DNA encoding:
- a CDS encoding tetratricopeptide repeat protein; this translates as MENQEKDRYELVMDMIRFKQYNIAIESLEEIVDREGRPAEALSMLGVALARSGKDMKKAIELCREAINKNKHNASFYFNLADIYRRVSQKGKAIQTIKAGLRALPGNKRLISILNRFGVRKAPVFSFLERSHPINKIAGKFRTGPK
- the folA gene encoding type 3 dihydrofolate reductase, with translation MIISLIAAMSENRVIGIDNRLPWRLPADMKWFKEKTMGKPIIMGRKTFESFGAKPLPGRQNVVITGNPAYRAEGAVVVHSVDEALNAAEPKDEIMIIGGASFYGQMLSRANRFYLTIIHENFEGDANFPPFDRDKWTQVFCEDHEADEKNPYPYSFFILER
- a CDS encoding HU family DNA-binding protein, with translation MTRDELVEKIAGEAGISKKEGTAALKAMLEGISGALAKGDGLTLVGFGTFSVSQRSARTGRNPQTGAAINIPASKGVKFKAGKALKEAVK
- a CDS encoding helix-turn-helix domain-containing protein, with product MTGGKFNLILACDDVKRRNMLHCVLRHEYQVYMPSCAADILNYTFASNVVALISECFQKNDGLQVLGNIKRAKPYIPVIFTALKGSENLCLNAFRLGAKDYFSEPVDFKELVKCIENVISLSLRNQRFRTMQELHCYDEYQERCGDRRKGDDRRKDAHRKNAPDRRETIDRRHALVKKTLLFIEENYSKDLNLGILSKVAGMSKSHFSRQFKEITGVTYARYLCMARIREAKRLLKNAPFSVSEICYAVGYNDLTHFERSFKNMEGLTPSQFRRK
- a CDS encoding thymidylate synthase; the encoded protein is MRQYLDLMQHVIDKGVFKEDRTGTGTRSVFGYQMRFDLEEGFPLVTTKKVHLRSIIHELLWFLKGHTNIKYLKDNGVSIWDEWADEKGNLGPVYGSQWRSWPAPDGRRIDQISEIIEQIKTDPDSRRIIVSAWNVGEIENMALPPCHAFFQFYVAAGKLSCQLYQRSADIFLGVPFNIASYALLTMMTAQVTGLKAGEFIHTFGDAHLYSNHLEQGKLQLSRLPHPLPTMKINPHVKDIFGFKYEDFQLVNYRCHPHIKAPVAV
- a CDS encoding zf-TFIIB domain-containing protein, encoding MKCPSCSSELEEKKVQNITVDVCSGGCGGIWFDNFELKKVDESHEAAGEELLNTEKSAAIQVDLSKKRSCPRCDNQPMIKHFASVKKEVEVDECPSCGGYWLDDGELGRIRTQFTSEEERREAAKKHFSLLFDGKLNEMSREGEENLEKAKKIAGIFRFICPSCYLPGKEEGGAF
- a CDS encoding mercuric reductase — translated: MMDKYDIVIIGGGVGGLVTASGASQLGAKVALVDKSDLGGDCLHHGCVPTKRLVHSAKIASLSRRFEEFGLEGEAPKVNFSKVMENMRRIQSEIAVHDDPERFRKMGVHVFFGSGHFVDSSTFEVNGRKLQGRRFLIATGSSPVVLPIPGLKAVNPLTNITALQMNKLPKSIAILGAGPIGMEFAHVFLRLGASVTVIEKMGQILPREDEELSHRLEKILVEEGLEIVTCTEVNKVSLEGDKKVINASCPTGDKTFKVDEIMIAIGRSPNVNGLNLEAAGVYYDERRGIKVDNRMRTNVKHIFACGDVAGPYAFTHIAEYQAGLVITNALFPFVKRKADYRVVPWVTYTDPELGRVGLTEDEAKEQLGSKNISIYRFSFSDVDRSVIEGEAQGLIKLIVDKKKRLVGAHLLGPHTGELLHEYVLAMKANLPITTISQTIHVYPTTSQAVKRACDQYYREKLFSGSFPKIARTIISLARKFNL